In the Engystomops pustulosus chromosome 2, aEngPut4.maternal, whole genome shotgun sequence genome, one interval contains:
- the ABHD15 gene encoding protein ABHD15: MFSVQSLWWIIWSRITVLIGSISKVKIWSSKQKHECAGESEEEDCFGDDFGDSWECLPEGYQLICKPSALAHWLLKDIQRLVLGPTRWWWSHWPNLQTLIQHFLPPDNPLEIARENLQLTDGGIIALDWVVGPRKNLTTRRGTNVTENPPLLLVIPNPFGKLTRNVQTLCLLALGKGYIPVIFNRRGQNECPLTTHRLQDFGDPGDLKEAVNYIIYRHPGSVLFAVSEGLGSGLLLSYLGECGSSSYMTAVSCISPIFRCQEWFETGMPWFYEWPLLLYQKIILSRYFTALGEVVSTEKLFGSNSLHELHETLHCQCENRKVSWDSYWERNEPLRDVDEVAVPVLCICSMDDPIRGPAQTTLPIELFRTNPYFLLLLTHCGGHCGFLTESPVAWSHEVTLDYFRSITEFFRAEEKKKWFTRRRSTNLVSRRRRPTLQRRDTAIYKDLEEEIFSWQRSYTR; the protein is encoded by the exons ATGTTTTCAGTACAAAGTTTGTGGTGGATAATCTGGTCCCGGATTACTGTTCTTATAGGTTCTATTTCTAAGGTCAAAATCTggtcttcaaaacaaaaacacgaATGTGCTGGAGAAAGCGAAGAGGAAGATTGCTTTGGAGATGATTTTGGAGACTCCTGGGAATGTCTTCCAGAAGGATACCAACTTATATGTAAGCCATCGGCTCTTGCCCACTGGCTACTTAAAGATATTCAGCGCTTAGTCCTGGGGCCAACTCGCTGGTGGTGGAGTCATTGGCCAAACCTTCAGACTCTTATTCAACACTTCCTTCCACCGGATAATCCTTTGGAGATAGCCAGAGAGAACCTACAGCTCACAGATGGTGGCATCATTGCTTTGGATTGGGTGGTGGGACCAAGGAAAAATCTAACAACCAGGAGGGGGACAAATGTCACAGAGAACCCACCGTTACTCCTGGTGATTCCTAACCCTTTTGGAAAACTGACCCGGAATGTTCAGACTCTCTGTCTTCTTGCATTAGGTAAAGGTTACATTCCAGTTATTTTTAACAGACGTGGGCAAAATGAGTGTCCACTAACAACACATCGACTACAGGATTTTGGAGACCCTGGAGACCTTAAAGAAGCTGTAAATTATATCATCTATAGGCATCCAGGTTCCGTGCTCTTTGCTGTAAGTGAAGGACTTGGGTCTGGACTGCTGCTCTCTTATCTGGGAGAATGTGGCTCATCCAGTTACATGACCGCCGTGTCCTGCATCTCGCCCATCTTCCGCTGCCAGGAGTGGTTTGAAACCGGAATGCCATGGTTCTATGAATGGCCTCTGCTGCTTTATCAAAAAATTATTCTTAGCAG ATATTTCACAGCATTAGGAGAAGTTGTATCTACTGAGAAACTATTTGGAAGCAATTCTCTCCATGAACTTCACGAGACGTTACACTGTCAGTGTGAGAATAGGAAAGTAAGCTGGGACAGCTACTGGGAACGCAACGAGCCCCTCCGTGATGTGGATGAAGTTGCAGTTCCCGTGTTATGCATCTGTAGCATGGATGATCCTATTCGGGGACCAGCACAGACCACACTCCCCATTGAACTTTTCCGAACCAACCCTTACTTTTTACTCCTGTTAACCcattgtggaggtcactgtggtTTCCTTACAGAATCACCTGTCGCATGGAGCCATGAAGTTACATTAGACTATTTTAGATCCATAACAGAGTTTTTCCGTGCCGAAGAGAAGAAAAAGTGGTTCACAAGAAGAAGGAGCACAAACTTAGTTTCCCGGCGGAGGCGGCCAACCCTGCAAAGACGAGACACGGCTATTTATAAAGATCTTGAAGAGGAGATCTTCAGCTGGCAGCGGTCATACACCAGATAA